A genomic region of Paralichthys olivaceus isolate ysfri-2021 chromosome 18, ASM2471397v2, whole genome shotgun sequence contains the following coding sequences:
- the cdk5rap2 gene encoding CDK5 regulatory subunit-associated protein 2 isoform X11: MKDRCRICCARLAGSQCRWIFSSSAQRKLQVILSHVLGWEVTRDGRGEFLCGKCVFQLEKVVQCDVNLTQLLEDHNSQIQKLQAAKEHMIQCIVHIYNKNNPSLDKRVGESTHCKSPPRSSGVGSPDEGQQLGEIGLGHLGNCMRRCVSLDRIASRGTVSGRSGLKSSRLGSGAGLDGSMKSFGLRGTRQRSKSMYFDLVQRKGILPRSGFKGLSTSLQSLNRDFSSDTYTEPPLKVKLAEAKAFVARHGGATVDPGGKVQARALLWSSSNQPSVISDLIQLLRCISKQHITAPAGSHIPVLKRLSTGQLKPGAMRRHREAALKSLHDLTEEFDDEYTSVRVESEVSRLESVNKHLTEELSQTRSTNENLTKTLEETQTQYKTLSGKLEQKENELSLEGKNALKRDKTIQGLTQVLREKEKEIAELCHEIEDRDDALAKAREAAHKAQLQKYQGAEEHQNLLMAKQTELSQLQGEHNVKVLEAQKLKRALDRKEQELADLQQAKDQLEVELEDLQQQKKKGDKALNDLNNQLKKLSGEIGERESALEQQYQELLDQTKRKVQAHEVTIQRLTSTLADKEQQLQEYINMFRDFEQSKSPGGNDNVLSKLRQRLKEKEKALEQALDEKFAAIEEKDNEIHQLQLSLREKERDLDRLNNLLSHNEETINSFDSLIKEKDVELQHLANTLKNLQRAKQDVEDNLNRSLREKDSIISQLQLSLEGKTKDMEEMAKSMLSQSQSHVHDLAEQMGQRLKVTEVMLAEAVKARERLVADNESAVEGLLATISSKDQLLKESAEHYNRMLSERTQDIQELKKQLSDRQQQLATAEKQSSVRAQEDCLETANLQALLAEKDSLINKLLLHGQERDQFQAEPDHVLELRQTIQIMQEKLDERDAELCRRNGGDNVENIPLSRKTVVILKTELAQKTEALNNALKRENELKISLAELQSLLSELEGRSEGQTANIESLTSTLKTKDEIINVLHQRLGQKGDSRGDHMQDQVIGSGLERSFPGLPQRERTMIGGDSQQEALPNLIALQQEHDALNKALRAEQQLYSSLVRTVKEQDSAQRLHALQLELTAVQLLRQQLEESIKSNEELKDDLEREIHRAKLGEGMDPTDPKELESMRHQLEDAQRWNASLQARLGAIQNRGGGVGGANDGGDTLSFIGDQTSYMSICVGEGQDDSLCQLSEQELKQKVLDLQDCVSRLQTVNNELQSRLSLLEKSEHEASNKEGKDMVSTWNQQLKRTQETQLLADSDRKHHPGRNKESQTDIKLGQMVSGKQLGNENMDSGLSQSREHPQSGNNTLDTGEREQKNGDVMALKSLLTDCGATSVSHLREKLHRLASENVEMRGLLKEQKSAECKEKESTDASGNSSDGQAELRQSMETLPIKVSNEKGAEVVVSTANGMETSKTKGPGHATRHGAGLKSRLPVPVRQREETGSSSMQSTRPEYLRTDALQHPHSDDVYQQLHAETDFSISLQQSTSTAQHSRGSAGLDKGSEAEQRLDNTQTDSALFTQLELLHQECQEKEALINKLSEQLADWEELHTQLQEKEQLNHQYVEALQAAESTIAYLTACSLDNQGGFGSHTSSGAGSGSVGSDAALHSRCMELQKALQDKEELNNQLIELVIMAEKAITCSNSQENNPEIRDLCSQIDSALQQVNASSKRDSPRGVSGSTNASMQELQRHTDSLQEALWEQNKLNAELREKLRDADAAAKQSYNSNSAGQDGKPSRQLAAENGSEEHHGAMGSSVDASLTQDLTKAVINCLSATESAIASLAEHCTYPGSSTSAKSSRISSDLQVNLNKLQRALQEREELGESTQIQTTKSSSKCSTAVTGTKGQLPRDLHQNLCLLCKVYNDLSHRISELQISLQEEKGHREESEAHRSVQDGKGLPPNVQAQLESLHKALREKKKAYKSLEEKLATALTETTPTQTARKALEQDDKGVQVDLQDLGYETSGKSENDREESSSTDLEVGVNPSRSASSLPSLLKHEQATFSSTENLDSTSSTPYPSSPALSSAKVSLKSLQVYDEYGVSENPLQLQGQVRELKAQLENQTKLILQMQNLLRRNSLSSDLIANASDPSVVIRDQEGTRKEDRCQDSSYRTVQQREKKEGENQAMKDKTSRLNLDQERERTLNKSTTEQLPQTHSRSTSPARLDSLVKSQARELSQLRQQIKESRGLGALQRRQLEELSNAFKELLQASKVDFYMGEVVKEQLDKSLNLLDRLEGRLDKGESHLDNEDAAALELSRSLGELQQGSHSLLSHEDMRDLPDNPARIQLELDHLRLELEGDRELLQQCIRVLVQQNLTLAKCTREQLDLLAKELQEKNRLIQTLQSQFGSQSPSSHHSSHSDLYHSDRTSSSCHSPQGGSRSPSQRHSSDWMGAAVPPVGGAQADGVSSHRGASSRLQGLQRENGRLREQLRGNEELNATLRSELDLHRSIISQSSPYHQNWDQGQDKQGPGPQTEAHEVDRDIAPQSAPEQHSTMNSDLLAEHLQEIRALRQRLEESIRTNDRLREQLERRLAEVEKDPATNIFIQGNEEQGHLANEVRFLRGQNQTLKEQLNLASRDKQRENEKLRETLARRTAKLEQSRKESEAIRQENSRLQEGLEHISQENSELQDSLHHSKEELHRLQCEVKLQRQQLSDSQHLLQSLRVELQVYEKIKIDAHKHNESSETNQEPLPVPSSSSLDLSELLSEIRHLRLQLERSIQTNTALRQRLEEQLLRGPNRSETININYLLSSPDEGGRSPGREGCDLRHSFQYNEQTNVLDEKRRARSEVGGGSFSSSSGDSGAPSRLVPGHRMWANRNGRHVLGLIEDYNALRKQISEGRKLSHSMDTQLQECLHTVRQQSSDNKVMEQQHLKSLSSSMSTMQHVLEEAGRLLKLVWRVSLPAGNTAGDSGNNQQDELLKTEIARLKSRLSQQERMLSGAVKRLRSTNQLKEGMERVIIDQLALTHGVLKKARGNLEEVPVTGQ, encoded by the exons ATGAAGGACCGATGTCGTATATGTTGTGCTCGTCTGGCAGGCAGCCAGTGTCGCTGGATCTTCAGCTCATCAGCACAGAGGAAGCTACAAGTGATCTTGTCCCATGTCCTGGGTTGGGAGGTGACACGCGATGGTCGAGGCGAGTTCCTCTGtgggaaatgtgttttccaGTTGGAGAAGGTGGTACAGTGTGATGTTAACCTCACCCAGCTGCTGGAAGATCACAACAGTCAGATCCAGAAACTGCAGGCGGCGAAAGAACACATGATCCAGTGCATCGTCCACATctacaacaaaaacaacccaAGCTTGGACAAGAGAGTTGGGGAGAGCACTCACTGCAAGTCTCCACCCAGATCCTCTGGGGTTGGCAGTCCTGATGAAGGACAGCAGTTAGGTGAGATTGGACTTGGTCACTTGGGGAATTGCATGAGAAGGTGTGTGAGTCTGGACAGAATTGCTAGTAGAGGGACAGTCTCTGGGCGCTCAGGCCTCAAGAGCAGCAGGCTTGGGTCAGGGGCAGGGCTTGATGGCTCTATGAAGAGTTTTGGTCTCAGAGGAACACGCCAACGTTCAAAGAGCATGTATTTTGACCTGGTCCAACGTAAAGGCATACTACCCAGATCTGGATTCAAAGGACTCTCCACATCCCTGCAGTCCTTGAATCGAGACTTTTCGTCAGACACGTATACAGAGCCTCCACTCAAAGTGAAACTCGCAGAGGCCAAGGCATTTGTAGCCAGGCATGGTGGTGCCACTGTTGACCCAGGAGGAAAAGTCCAGGCCAGAGCACTGCTCTGGAGCTCCTCAAATCAACCATCTGTGATCTCTGACTTGATCCAGCTTTTACGCTGCATTTCCAAGCAACACATCACTGCCCCTGCAGGAAGCCACATCCCTGTCCTGAAGAGGCTAAGTACTGGCCAACTTAAACCTGGAGCAATGCGCAGACACAGAGAAGCAGCATTGAAGTCTCTTCATGATCTTACAGAGGAATTTGATGATGAATATACCTCTGTCAGAGTGGAG AGTGAGGTTAGCCGATTGGAGTCCGTCAATAAGCACCTGACTGAAGAGCTCTCACAGACAAGAAGCACCAACGAGAACCTGACAAAAACACTAGAGGAAACCCAAACTCAGTACAAG ACCCTGTCAGGGAAGTTGGAGCAGAAGGAGAATGAACTCAGCTTGGAGGGTAAAAATGCCCTGAAGCGAGACAAAACAATCCAGGGGTTGACTCAGGTCCTccgagaaaaggaaaaagag ATTGCAGAGCTGTGTCATGAGATTGAGGACAGGGATGATGCTCTAGCCAAGGCTAGAGAGGCAGCACATAAGGCTCAACTGCAGAAATACCAG GGAGCAGAGGAACACCAAAACCTATTAAtggcaaaacaaacagagctgtCCCAACTCCAGGGGGAACACAATGTCAAAGTGCTTGAAGCACAAAAGCTAAAGCGTGCCCTGGACAGAAAGGAGCAAGAGCTGGCTGACTTGCAACAAGCAAAGGACCAACTGGAGGTTGAACTGGAAGACCTgcaacagcagaagaagaaaggagaCAAAGCCCTGAAT GATCTTAATAATCAGCTGAAGAAGCTAAGCGGTGAGAttggggagagggagagtgcTCTGGAGCAGCAGTACCAGGAGCTGCTAGATCAAACCAAAAGAAAAGTGCAAGCCCATGAGGTCACCATCCAGCGGCTTACATCCACCCTTGCTGATAAAGAGCAGCAGCTACAG GAATACATAAATATGTTCAGAGACTTTGAGCAAAGCAAAAGCCCAGGAGGAAACGACAATGTGCTTTCCAAGCTGCGGCAAAGactgaaagaaaaggagaaggcTCTGGAG CAAGCACTGGATGAGAAGTTTGCTGCCATTGAggagaaagacaatgagattcacCAGCTGCAGCTGTCTCTaagggagaaggaaagagacCTGGACAGGCTAAATAACTTGCTATCTCACAACGAGGAAACCATAAAT AGTTTTGATAGTCTGATCAAGGAGAAggatgtggagctgcagcatctTGCAAACACACTCAAAAACCTTCAGAGAGCAAAGCAAGATGTAGAAGATAACCTGAACAGATCACTGAGGGAGAAGGACTCCATCATCAGCCAACTGCAGCTCTCCCTGGAGGGCAAGACAAAGGACATGGAG GAAATGGCCAAATCCATGCTAAGCCAGTCACAAAGTCATGTACATGACCTTGCTGAACAGATGGGCCAGAGGTTAAAAGTGACAGAGGTTATGTTGGCTGAGGCTGTGAAAGCCAGGGAAAGGCTGGTTGCAGACAATGAAAGCGCAGTGGAAGGACTGTTGGCTACAATCAGCAGCAAGGACCAACTTCTCAAG gAGTCTGCTGAGCACTACAACCGCATGTTGTCTGAGCGTACACAAGACATTCAGGAACTAAAGAAGCAGCTGTCTGACAGGCAACAGCAGCTTGCCACTGCTGAGAAGCAAAGCTCTGTAAGAGCCCAGGAGGATTGTTTAGAGACTGCAAACCTCCAAGCACTGCTTGCTGAAAAAGACAGCCTCATCAAT AAACTTCTGCTGCATGGTCAGGAGAGGGACCAGTTTCAGGCGGAGCCAGATCATGTGTTGGAGCTCAGACAAACTATCCAAATCATGCAGGAGAAGTTGGACGAGAGGGATG CTGAGCTGTGTAGAAGGAATGGCGGCGATAATGTGGAGAACATCCCACTCTCCAGGAAGACAGTTGTCATCCTGAAGACTGAGCTGGCACAGAAAACTGAGGCACTGAACAATGCCCTGAAGAGGGAGAATGAACTGAAG ATCTCATTGGCGGAGCTACAGTCATTACTGTCTGAGCTGGAGGGTCGCAGTGAAGGTCAGACTGCTAATATTGAGTCACTGACTTCCACTCTGAAGACCAAGGATGAGATAATCAAT GTTCTTCACCAGCGCCTTGGGCAGAAGGGTGACAGTCGGGGTGATCACATGCAGGATCAGGTTATTGGCTCTGGCCTGGAAAGATCATTCCCTGGACTCCCACAAAGAGAGAGAACCATGATTGGTGGAGACAGCCAGCAAGAG GCTTTACCCAACCTTATAGCCCTGCAACAGGAACATGATGCTCTTAACAAAGCCCTGAGAGCGGAACAACAGCTCTACTCTAGCCTGGTCAGGACTGTTAAAGAGCAGGACAG TGCCCAGCGTCTCCATGCTCTGCAGCTGGAACTGACTGCGGTGCAGCTCCTCAGGCAGCAGCTAGAGGAGAGCATCAAATCTAATGAGGAGCTCAAGGATGACTTGGAGAGAGAGATACACAGAGCCAAACTCGGAGAAG GCATGGACCCCACTGATCCTAAAGAACTCGAGAGCATGAGACATCAGCTCGAAGATGCACAGCGCTGGAATGCATCTCTGCAGGCTCGCTTAGGAGCAATCCAGAACCGTGGAGGAGGGGTCGGTGGGGCCAATGATGGTG GCGACACTTTGAGTTTCATTGGCGATCAGACTTCCTACATGAGTATATGTGTGGGGGAGGGGCAGGATGACAGCTTGTGTCAACTCTCTGAACAAGAGCTAAAGCAGAAG GTGCTGGACCTGCAGGATTGTGTAAGCAGACTGCAGACTGTAAACAACGAGTTGCAGAGCCGACTGTCGCTATTGGAGAAGTCAGAGCATGAGGCTTCCAACAAGGAGGGAAAAGACATGGTCAGCACCTGGAATCAG CAGCTAAAGAGGACGCAGGAGACACAGCTTTTGGCTGACAGTGACAGGAAGCATCACCCTGGTAGGAACAAAGAGAGCCAGACAGACATCAAACTAGGACAG ATGGTGTCTGGAAAACAATTGGGTAATGAGAATATGGACAGTGGTCTTAGCCAGAGTAGAGAACATCCTCAGTCTGGCAACAACACTTTggacactggagagagagaacagaagaaTGGAGATGTAATGGCACTTAAATCCCTGCTGACTGATTGTGGGGCTACATCAGTCTCACACCTCAG AGAGAAGTTGCACAGACTGGCAtctgaaaatgtggaaatgcGGGGTCTATTGAAGGAACAAAAATCTGCAGAgtgtaaagaaaaagagagcaCGGATGCCTCAGGGAACAGCAGTGATGGACAGGCCGAATTGAGGCAGAGTATGGAAACACTGCCGATCAAGGTGTCAAATGAAAAGGGAGCGGAGGTAGTTGTCAGCACTGCCAATGGGATGGAGACGTCAAAAACTAAAGGACCAGGCCATGCCACAAGGCATGGG GCTGGTCTCAAATCTCGCCTTCCTGTtcctgtgagacagagagaggagactggcagcagcagcatgcagtCAACTAGACCTGAATACCTGAGGACTGATGCACTTCAACACCCTCATTCGGATGATGTGTATCAGCAATTACACGCAGAAACTGACTTCTCAATATCTCTCCAGCAAAGCACTTCCACTGCACAGCATAGCAGAGGTTCAGCAGGGTTGGACAAGGGCTCTGAAGCTGAACAGAGACTGGATAACACCCAGACTGACTCTGCTCTATTCACTCAGCTGGAGCTCCTCCACCAGGAGTGTCAGGAGAAAGAAGCCCTAATCAACAAGCTCAGTGAGCAGCTTGCTGACTGGGAAGAGCTCCACACTCAGCTTCAGGAAAAGGAACAGCTTAATCACCAGTATGTTGAAGCCCTACAGGCTGCAGAATCAACTATTGCTTACCTGACTGCCTGCAGTCTGGACAACCAGGGAGGATTTGGATCACACACCAGTTCAGGAGCAGGTTCTGGTTCTGTGGGTTCAGATGCTGCCCTCCACAGTCGATGCATGGAGCTGCAGAAAGCCCTACAGGACAAGGAGGAGCTTAACAACCAGCTTATTGAGCTTGTGATTATGGCAGAGAAAGCCATCACCTGCTCCAACAGCCAGGAAAATAATCCAGAAATCAGGGATCTTTGCTCACAGATAGACAGCGCCCTGCAGCAGGTTAATGCATCCTCAAAGAGAGACAGCCCAAGAGGTGTTTCTGGAAGCACTAACGCCTCAATGCAGGAGTTGCAGCGACACACAGACTCTTTGCAGGAGGCACTTTGGGAGCAGAACAAGCTCAATGCAGAGCTGAGGGAAAAACTGAGAGATGCAGATGCTGCTGCTAAACAGAGCTACAACAGTAACAGTGCTGGCCAGGATGGTAAACCTTCAAGGCAGTTAGCAGCAGAGAATGGCTCAGAGGAACACCACGGGGCAATGGGAAGTTCTGTTGACGCTAGTTTAACTCAGGATTTGACAAAAGCTGTAATTAACTGCCTAAGTGCAACTGAGTCTGCCATTGCCTCTCTAGCAGAACACTGTACATATCCTGGCTCCTCGACTTCTGCTAAATCCTCACGGATCAGCTCTGACCTGCAGGTGAATTTAAACAAACTTCAGAGAGCCCTGCAAGAGAGGGAAGAACTGGGAGAATCCACCCAGATACAAACAACCAAATCCAGCAGCAAGTGTAGCACCGCTGTCACTGGAACAAAGGGTCAACTTCCCAGAGACCTCCATCAaaatctctgtctcctctgcaaGGTCTACAATGATCTCTCTCACAGGATTTCTGAATTGCAGATTTCCTTACAAGAAGAGAAAGGCCATAGAGAAGAGAGCGAGGCCCACAGGTCAGTGCAGGATGGAAAGGGATTACCACCAAATGTTCAGGCCCAGCTAGAGTCTCTCCACAAGGcactgagagagaagaagaaagcatATAAAAGCCTGGAAGAGAAACTAGCCACCGCTCTTACTGAGACAACCCCCACCCAAACTGCACGGAAAG CTCTGGAGCAGGATGACAAAGGCGTGCAGGTGGATTTGCAAGACCTGGGTTACGAAACCAGTGGCAAGAGTGAAAACGATAGGGAAGAGAGCAGTAGCACAG ATCTAGAGGTTGGTGTGAACCCAAGTCGTAGTGCTTCTAGCCTGCCTTCCCTACTGAAACACGAACAggccaccttctcctccactgAAAACCTGGACTCAACCTCCAGCACACCGTATCCAAGTTCTCCAGCTCTCAGCTCAGCCAAG GTCAGTCTGAAAAGCCTTCAGGTCTATGACGAGTACGGTGTTTCTGAAAATCCTCTCCAGCTTCAGGGACAAGTGAGAGAGCTGAAGGCCCAGCTGGAAAACCAGACCAAACTCATCCTCCAAATGCAAAACCTTCTGCGTAGGAACTCCCTCTCCAGTGACCTTATTGCCAACGCCTCTGACCCCTCCGTTGTCATCAGGGATCAAGAAGGGACACGGAAGGAGGACCGTTGCCAGGATAGTAGCTACAGAACTGTGCAGcaaagggagaaaaaggagggagagaaccAGGCGATGAAGGATAAAACCAGCCGTCTGAATTTggaccaggagagagagaggacactgAACAAAAGCACAACTGAACAGCTGCCACAGACCCACAGCCGCTCTACATCACCTGCCCG ACTGGACTCCCTGGTGAAGTCACAAGCCAGGGAGCTGTCACAACTGAGGCAGCAGATCAAGGAGAGCCGGGGACTGGGAGCCCTGCAGCGCCgacagctggaggagctgagcaACGCCTTTaaggagctgctgcaggccaGCAAAGTCGACTTCTACATGGGGGAGGTAGTCAAAGAGCAGCTGGACAAGAGCCTGAATCTTCTGGACAGACTGGAGGGACGGCTGGACAAAG GAGAGTCTCATCTGGATAATGAGGATGCGGCAGCTCTGGAACTGTCTCGCAG TCTCGGGGAGCTTCAGCAGGGATCACATTCCCTGCTGTCCCATGAGGACATGAGAGATCTCCCTGACAACCCAGCTAGAATCCAACTGGAGTTAGATCATCTGCGTTTGGAGCTAGAGGGCGAtagagagctgctgcagcagtgcaTCAGAGTCCTGGTTCAACAAAACCTCACCCTGGCCAAATGCACCAGAGAGCAGCTGGATCT gTTGGCtaaagagctgcaggagaagaaccGTCTCATCCAGACCCTGCAGAGCCAGTTCGGAAGCCAAAGTCCCAGCAGCCACCACAGCTCTCACTCTGACCTGTACCACTCTGACAGGACCTCTTCCTCCTGCCATAGCCCACAAGGTGGCAGTCGATCTCCAA GCCAGCGACACTCCTCTGATTGGATGGGAGCAGCTGTTCCACCTGTAGGTGGAGCTCAGGCGGACGGTGTGTCCAGTCACAGGGGTGCTTCCAGCAGACTGCAGGGCCTGCAGAGGGAGAACGGGCGACTGCGGGAGCAGCTGAGAGGCAACGAGGAGCTCAACGCCACCCTGCGCAGTGAACTGGACCTACATCGATCAATTATTTCCCAGAGCAGCCCGTACCATCAGAATTGGGATCAAGGCCAGGACAAGCAGGGGCCAGGGCCTCAGACAGAAGCTCATGAAGTAGACAGAGACATTGCCCCACAGAGTGCTCCTGAGCAGCATAGCACTATGAATTCAG ACCTGCTGGCAGAACACCTGCAGGAGATTCGAGCTCTGCGACAACGTCTGGAGGAGAGCATCCGCACAAACGACCGTCTCAGGGAACAGCTGGAGAGGAGACTAGCCGAGGTGGAGAAAGACCCAG CTACCAACATCTTCATCCAGGGTAATGAGGAGCAGGGGCATCTGGCTAATGAGGTGCGATTTCTCAGGGGACAAAATCAAACCCTAAAGGAACAGCTCAACCTGGCATCTCGAG ACAAGCAGAGGGAGAACGAGAAGCTACGCGAGACTCTGGCCAGACGGACTGCCAAACTAGAGCAGAGCAGGAAGGAGTCTGAAGCAATCAGGCAGGAAAATAGCCGACTTCAGGAGGGGCTGGAGCACATTAGCCAAGAAaactcagagctgcaggattcactgcaccacagcaaagaggagctgcatag gttGCAGTGTGAGGTGAAGCTCCAGCGGCAGCAGCTGTCTGACTCCCAGCATCTTCTCCAGTCACTGCGAGTGGAGCTGCAAGTTTATGAAAAGATCAAGATTGATGCTCACAAACACAACG AATCCAGTGAGACAAACCAGGAGCCACTTCCTGTTCCATCCTCCAGCTCTTTGGACCTGAGCGAGCTTCTGTCAGAGATCCGTCACCTGAGGCTGCAGCTGGAGAGGAGCATCCAGACCAACACGGCTCTGCGGCAGagactggaggagcagctgctccGAGGACCCAACCGCTCTGAAACCATCAACATCAACTACCTGCTGTCATCTCCAG ATGAAGGGGGCAGGTCACCAGGTCGTGAAGGCTGCGATCTTCGCCACTCATTTCAGTACAACGAACAAACCAATGTCCTGG atgagAAACGCCGCGCTCGTTCAGAGGTGGGCGGTGGgtccttcagcagcagctctggtgaCTCTGGCGCTCCGTCTCGTCTGGTGCCGGGCCACAGGATGTGGGCCAATCGCAACGGCCGCCACGTTTTAGGCCTGATCGAGGACTACAACGCCCTGCGGAAGCAGATCTCAGAGGGTCGTAAGCTGTCGCACAGCATGGACACACAACTGCAGGAGTGTCTGCACACAGTCAGGCAGCAGAGCTCTGACAACAAG GTGATGGAACAGCAGCATCTGAAGAGTTTGTCCAGCAGCATGAGTACCATGCAGCATGTGTTAGAGGAGGCCGGTCGACTGCTCAAACTGGTGTGGAGAGTCTCTCTGCCAGCTGGAAACACAGCAGGGGACAGTGGCAACAACCAGCAG GACGAGCTGCTGAAAACTGAGATAGCCAGACTGAAAAGCCGGCTGTCGCAGCAGGAGAGGATGCTGAGTGGAGCCGTGAAACGCCTCCGCAGCACCAACCAGCTCAAAGAGGGAATGGAGAGGGTCATCATCGATCAGT TGGCTCTAACTCATGGAGTGTTGAAGAAAGCCAGGGGAAACTTAGAG gAGGTCCCAGTCACTGGCCAGTAG